The Halostagnicola larsenii XH-48 region GGTACACCCGGCGTCGACGGCGGCTTCGACCGTCGAGAGGAACTCGTAGTCGGACGTCTTCGAACCCCCACTCATGACGACGTTCATGTCGCCTGCGGCCCGACAGGCGTGTCGCATGGCCTCGGGACTGCCCGGATACTTCACCTTCGCGATGTCCGCGCCGACCTCGAGGGCGATGCGGGTCGCGTAGGAGATGGTACCGGGTTTGGTGTCGTTTTTCAGCCCCTGGCCGCGCGGGTACGACCACATGACGACGGGAAGGTCGTGTTCGCGGGCGCTTTCCTGTGCGTCTCGGAACTCTTCGAACATCTCGACTTCGTGGTTCGAACCGCTGTAGACGGTGAATCCGACCGCGTCGGCACCGAGTTCGGCGGCGTACTCGACCGAGCAGTTGACCGGCGAATCTGGTTCGCCCATCCAGAGGTTCGAGGTACCGTTTAGCTTCAACAGGAGATTAACGTCGTCCTCGTAGCTCGGATAGTAGCCCTCCGCGATACCCTTCTGGACGGCCATCGCGGTGACGGCGTCGTGTGTCGCCGTCTCGAAGACGGTCGCCGGGTCGAGTTTTTCGGGGACATCCTCGAAGTCGACCGGCCCGTGTTCTAAGCCGTGGTCCATCGCCAGAATAAGTGATTTGCCGTCGCGGACGATCGGGGAATCGTCGATCGGTATCATCTACGTGGTGGTCCAACAGGCCGCTATAAATCTCTGATGGTCCGCCCGGTCGAAATTACTCAATTCTGTAGTAAATATGCGCTCAAACGGGCGAATACCGCGTTTGGTCCTGACACACGAACGACCACTAATGCGGCAAAAATTGACGTAAATAACACCTTTGAATCAGAGACTGTCTCGGTAGCGTGACAATAACAAACCCCGTTCTATCGGTGTGCTCGAGTATGCACGGACCAGACCAATCCGGTGAGACGGCGTGAGAGATGTTCTAAAAACGGTGCTCTTTCAGCGATCGAACTCGACGGTCGTCGACGAGTGCCGACGCTGTGGGACCACGGTCGGTTCGACCGCGTCAGACTGCCCGGAGTGTGACTGCGAGGAGATCGTAAGCTACACGATTCAATAACAGCCACTTCGCCACGGCTTCGAGTCCGCTGGCGGTGCTGTGCCGTGTCGTACTCTAGTGACAGCCCCGTCTCACTCGAGACACGTCTGGGCCCACTGATAGTGTTCCTCGAGTCGGTTCTCGCCGGCTTCGGTCAGCGCGTAGACGTCGTAGAGCCCCTCCGTTCGGGTCTCGAGCAGTCCCGCCTCGACCAGCGCCGACAGCGTCCCGTAGAACGACGACGGCTCGAGTCGCTCGTCGTAGTGTGACTCGAGGTCGGATTTGAGTTGCTGGCCGCGTCGCTCGCCCTCACCTGCGAGCAGGTAACAGATATCCCGCCGCCGCCCGCTTTGCAGCCACTTCGTCATGGGTACGATCCGTAGCGAAGGTGCTCGAACGTTACGGTTCGTGAGAACGAACGGCGGTTTCGGTCGACCACTTCCGACAAATGGCGAACAATACGTCTCACGCTCGCGCCAGCCGTCGACCGATACCCGCTGTCGTCCAGAGGATCCCTCCGAGCACCGTCAACGCGGTTATCAGTTGCGTTCCGACGCGAACTCTCACCT contains the following coding sequences:
- a CDS encoding class I fructose-bisphosphate aldolase, whose translation is MIPIDDSPIVRDGKSLILAMDHGLEHGPVDFEDVPEKLDPATVFETATHDAVTAMAVQKGIAEGYYPSYEDDVNLLLKLNGTSNLWMGEPDSPVNCSVEYAAELGADAVGFTVYSGSNHEVEMFEEFRDAQESAREHDLPVVMWSYPRGQGLKNDTKPGTISYATRIALEVGADIAKVKYPGSPEAMRHACRAAGDMNVVMSGGSKTSDYEFLSTVEAAVDAGCTGLAVGRNVWQREDPTKLLDALEKVIYDEETAEAALEE
- a CDS encoding PadR family transcriptional regulator encodes the protein MTKWLQSGRRRDICYLLAGEGERRGQQLKSDLESHYDERLEPSSFYGTLSALVEAGLLETRTEGLYDVYALTEAGENRLEEHYQWAQTCLE